The following coding sequences lie in one Deltaproteobacteria bacterium GWA2_45_12 genomic window:
- a CDS encoding transcription-repair coupling factor: protein MPLASKITGLLPGEKLNLSGWVGSSPAFSIAKWYLATEKPALILTNHLKEAQTFHEDLKFYLQGHAPVTMFPSLDLRPYYHLSPNAEPIHTQIQILWQLKQAKEKGLWVVPLKALTQKLISPKLFDTVTQTIIRDQEIDLNKLINDLTHLGYERTPLVEDVGTFAVRGGTIDIFSPAHDHPCRIDLFGDMVEALRFFELQTQKSVASTEQIVLTPTKHLLWSFLKKNWKEEIKKRCDDGDIPKTERDTLYDQIENNIYFPGHETFLPFLEEKPGTLFDYLPNQTVLFGLETDSLLIQAEKNIEELKRHQKESTSIERMVNPEELFLSKKELESLLSFFPLTDFSSLQTGNSIAVSMETNEFIKNKIRSFTHEESLKPLANDLDEKRELGTKILITSHSKIQKDRIFDLLSRFKLPLMQSESRSQQQQTIDSLFSDNGQTSHIHLLSQSPSRGFFWPEKKLWVLTEEDLFGQKIKKKKERKLLETFSSFSELGMGDFIVHQDHGIGIYRGLIPLTINGIHNDFIFLEYQGGDKLYVPVDQLDRIGRYSAQEGIVPTLDKMGGTSWLKVREKIRRATRRLASQLLKIQAVRAAAKGFSFSPRNAVFEEFEATFPYEETQDQQQAINDVLADMESDKPTDRLVCGDVGYGKTEVAIRAAFKAVLDHKQVAVLVPTTVLAFQHYQNFKKRFESHAINLASLSRFQTASEQKKIVEKIKNHTVDIIVGTHRLLSNDIHFADLGLVIVDEEHRFGVTQKEKLKKFQNVVDIVTLTATPIPRTLNFALSGIRDLSIINTPPEDRLAVRTFVTEFDDASIREAIMHEMTRGGQVFFVHNRVQTIEGMRDRIAKLVPKVKIGVAHGQMLEEKLEEVMLKFMDKKFDVLLCTTIIESGIDIPLANTIIINRADHLGLAQLYQLRGRVGRSHQRAYCYLIVPHDELMTKDARKRLGVIQRFTELGSGFKIASHDLEIRGAGNILGDEQSGHIASIGYDLYVKLLEEAVMELKGEKTAEDIEVEMKLPLEAHIPESLIPDTSLRLVLYKQLSSLRKEEDCKSLHDEWTDRFGQLPGPTQNLIELIRLKIKARALGLSSVSTQKSGFVVQIHPHTSISADYLIHLVRTQPKKFKITPDGRLIIGEPLNSGEEILKKTDQMLSRLQNQQ, encoded by the coding sequence ATGCCTTTAGCTAGCAAAATTACCGGCCTTCTTCCAGGTGAAAAACTAAACCTTTCAGGCTGGGTGGGTTCAAGCCCTGCATTTTCCATTGCCAAGTGGTATTTGGCCACAGAAAAACCGGCGCTCATTCTAACCAACCATCTCAAAGAAGCCCAAACATTCCATGAAGACCTGAAATTTTATCTTCAAGGTCATGCCCCGGTCACCATGTTTCCGTCCCTGGACTTGCGTCCCTATTATCATCTTTCTCCCAATGCCGAACCCATTCACACTCAAATACAAATCTTGTGGCAATTAAAACAAGCCAAAGAAAAAGGATTATGGGTGGTCCCGTTAAAAGCCCTTACCCAAAAACTGATATCCCCAAAATTGTTTGATACAGTCACTCAAACCATCATTCGCGATCAGGAGATAGATTTAAATAAGCTTATCAACGATCTGACCCATCTTGGTTATGAAAGGACCCCGCTGGTTGAAGACGTGGGAACATTTGCCGTTCGTGGGGGGACCATCGATATTTTTAGCCCCGCCCACGACCACCCCTGCCGCATCGATTTGTTTGGAGACATGGTCGAAGCCCTGCGTTTTTTTGAACTCCAAACCCAAAAGTCGGTCGCAAGCACCGAACAGATTGTTCTGACCCCCACCAAACACCTTTTATGGTCCTTTCTTAAAAAAAACTGGAAGGAAGAAATAAAAAAACGCTGTGATGATGGAGACATCCCAAAAACGGAACGCGATACACTTTACGACCAAATTGAAAATAACATCTATTTCCCGGGCCACGAAACTTTTCTCCCGTTTCTTGAAGAAAAACCCGGAACCCTTTTTGACTATCTTCCCAATCAAACTGTTTTGTTTGGGCTTGAAACCGATTCGCTTCTGATTCAGGCAGAAAAAAATATTGAAGAACTCAAACGCCATCAAAAAGAATCAACATCGATTGAACGCATGGTCAATCCAGAAGAACTTTTCCTGTCAAAAAAAGAGCTGGAAAGTTTGCTATCTTTTTTCCCCCTGACTGATTTCTCAAGCTTGCAAACAGGGAACTCCATTGCAGTTTCAATGGAGACCAATGAATTCATAAAAAATAAAATACGATCCTTCACCCATGAAGAATCACTCAAGCCGCTGGCCAACGATCTTGATGAGAAAAGAGAGCTTGGAACCAAAATACTCATCACAAGCCATTCAAAAATACAGAAGGACCGGATCTTTGACCTGCTTTCACGATTTAAACTTCCGTTGATGCAAAGTGAATCCCGGTCTCAGCAACAACAAACCATTGATTCACTTTTTTCCGACAATGGTCAAACAAGTCACATACACCTCTTATCCCAGTCTCCCTCTCGTGGGTTTTTCTGGCCTGAAAAAAAATTGTGGGTATTAACCGAAGAGGATCTTTTTGGACAAAAAATAAAAAAGAAAAAAGAGAGGAAACTGCTCGAAACCTTTTCGTCCTTTTCAGAACTGGGCATGGGAGACTTTATTGTCCATCAGGACCATGGCATTGGCATTTATCGCGGGCTTATTCCCTTAACCATCAACGGCATTCACAACGATTTTATTTTTCTTGAATACCAAGGGGGGGACAAGCTCTACGTCCCCGTTGACCAGCTTGACCGTATTGGACGCTATTCGGCCCAGGAGGGCATTGTCCCCACACTGGATAAAATGGGAGGCACTTCATGGCTCAAGGTTCGCGAAAAAATCAGGCGAGCCACGCGCAGGCTGGCCTCCCAGCTTTTAAAAATCCAGGCCGTCAGGGCCGCAGCCAAGGGATTTTCCTTTTCGCCACGCAATGCCGTATTTGAAGAATTCGAGGCCACCTTCCCCTATGAAGAAACCCAAGATCAGCAACAAGCCATTAATGACGTGCTTGCCGATATGGAATCGGACAAACCAACTGACCGGCTCGTCTGCGGTGATGTGGGCTATGGGAAAACCGAAGTGGCCATTCGGGCGGCTTTCAAGGCTGTGCTCGACCATAAACAGGTCGCGGTTCTGGTGCCTACGACGGTTCTGGCTTTCCAACATTATCAAAACTTCAAAAAGCGTTTTGAAAGCCATGCCATCAACCTGGCCTCGCTCTCACGCTTTCAAACTGCTTCCGAACAAAAGAAAATCGTAGAAAAAATAAAAAATCACACCGTTGATATTATTGTGGGCACACATCGTCTTCTTTCAAACGACATCCACTTTGCGGATCTGGGTCTTGTCATTGTGGATGAGGAACATCGTTTTGGAGTGACTCAAAAAGAGAAACTCAAAAAATTCCAGAATGTCGTCGATATCGTCACTTTAACCGCCACTCCCATTCCACGAACGCTCAACTTTGCCTTAAGCGGCATACGCGACCTGTCCATTATCAACACACCGCCTGAAGACCGCCTGGCCGTCCGCACCTTTGTCACTGAATTTGACGATGCATCTATTCGCGAAGCCATCATGCATGAAATGACTCGCGGCGGGCAGGTGTTCTTTGTGCATAACCGCGTTCAAACCATTGAGGGCATGCGCGACCGTATCGCCAAACTGGTCCCCAAAGTAAAAATTGGCGTCGCCCACGGACAAATGCTCGAGGAAAAACTGGAAGAAGTGATGCTCAAATTCATGGATAAAAAATTCGATGTTCTTTTGTGCACCACCATCATTGAATCAGGAATTGACATCCCCTTGGCAAACACCATCATCATCAACCGCGCCGATCATCTGGGGCTGGCCCAGCTTTATCAACTTCGTGGACGTGTCGGCAGGTCCCACCAACGGGCTTATTGTTATCTTATTGTCCCCCATGATGAACTCATGACCAAGGATGCACGTAAAAGATTGGGCGTCATCCAGCGCTTCACCGAGTTAGGTAGTGGTTTTAAAATTGCCTCGCACGATCTTGAAATTAGGGGCGCTGGCAATATTTTGGGAGACGAGCAATCCGGCCACATTGCCTCCATTGGTTATGACTTGTATGTCAAACTTCTTGAAGAAGCCGTCATGGAATTAAAAGGTGAAAAGACCGCAGAAGACATCGAGGTAGAAATGAAACTGCCCCTCGAAGCCCACATTCCTGAAAGCCTTATTCCTGATACCAGCTTAAGGCTGGTTTTATACAAACAATTATCCTCTTTAAGAAAAGAAGAAGATTGCAAGAGCTTACACGATGAATGGACGGATCGCTTTGGGCAACTGCCAGGCCCTACCCAAAATTTAATTGAACTGATTCGACTCAAGATAAAAGCACGGGCACTGGGGCTTAGTTCTGTAAGCACCCAAAAATCAGGGTTTGTCGTACAGATTCATCCCCACACTTCCATTTCGGCCGATTACCTGATCCATCTTGTAAGAACCCAGCCAAAAAAATTCAAAATCACTCCGGATGGAAGACTCATCATTGGTGAACCCCTGAATTCAGGGGAAGAAATTTTAAAAAAAACAGATCAGATGCTTTCAAGGCTTCAAAACCAACAATGA
- a CDS encoding 50S ribosomal protein L21 produces MQAVIQTGGKQYRVAKGNKILIEKLDGDKGQSITFDQVLLIEGDSVKVGTPLVSGAKVLATVVDQTKGEKVIAYKYKRRKGYHKKKGHRQSLTCVEIKEIHAS; encoded by the coding sequence ATGCAGGCAGTCATTCAAACCGGCGGCAAACAATACCGTGTCGCTAAAGGAAACAAAATTTTAATCGAAAAATTGGATGGAGATAAGGGGCAAAGCATTACTTTTGATCAGGTCCTTTTGATAGAAGGGGACTCCGTTAAAGTAGGCACCCCTCTTGTCAGCGGAGCCAAAGTTCTGGCAACAGTGGTTGACCAAACTAAGGGTGAAAAAGTGATTGCTTATAAATACAAGCGCCGCAAGGGTTATCACAAGAAAAAAGGGCACCGTCAGTCATTGACGTGTGTTGAAATCAAGGAAATTCACGCATCGTAG
- a CDS encoding dTMP kinase has translation MFITFEGIEGTGKTTQIKLLASWLEKKGSSVVLTREPGGTAIGDDIRRILLDSRHQNMAPLAELLLYAASRAQHLEEVIKPALKAKKMVLCDRFSDATTAYQGYGRNLPLELIQKIHQITSDTLIPHKTFLFDLPVEVGLKRAWHRIEKIKNGNKEDRFEKEALWFHQRIRDGYLRLAQNEPERFVIIDANRDAEIVFNEIKKHVEKWIG, from the coding sequence TTGTTTATCACATTTGAAGGCATTGAAGGCACGGGCAAAACAACGCAGATCAAGCTTTTGGCTTCTTGGTTGGAGAAAAAAGGGAGCTCTGTTGTTTTAACGCGGGAACCGGGAGGGACGGCGATAGGGGATGACATTCGACGGATCTTGCTTGATTCCCGACACCAAAATATGGCTCCCTTGGCTGAACTACTTTTGTATGCGGCCAGCAGAGCTCAACATCTTGAGGAAGTGATTAAACCTGCCTTAAAAGCCAAAAAAATGGTTTTGTGTGACCGTTTTTCTGATGCCACAACGGCTTATCAAGGGTATGGTCGCAACTTACCTTTAGAATTAATTCAAAAAATTCATCAAATAACTTCGGATACTTTGATTCCGCATAAAACATTCTTGTTTGATCTGCCCGTGGAAGTGGGGTTAAAGCGAGCTTGGCATCGTATTGAGAAAATCAAAAATGGGAATAAAGAAGATCGTTTTGAAAAAGAGGCTCTTTGGTTTCATCAGCGAATTAGGGATGGCTATCTTAGGCTTGCACAAAATGAGCCGGAACGATTTGTGATCATTGATGCAAATAGAGATGCTGAAATTGTTTTTAATGAGATAAAGAAGCATGTTGAGAAATGGATTGGGTAA
- a CDS encoding co-chaperone GroES, which produces MSKKLKVRPLHDRLIVKRLNEEEKTKGGIIIPDSAKEKPQEGEVLAVGNGKVLEDGKKVPLDIKVGDRILFSKYSGNEIKVDGEEYLILREDDVQAIVE; this is translated from the coding sequence ATGAGTAAAAAACTCAAGGTTCGTCCTTTACACGATCGTCTTATTGTAAAGCGATTAAATGAAGAAGAAAAAACCAAGGGTGGAATTATCATTCCTGATTCAGCCAAAGAAAAGCCGCAAGAAGGTGAAGTGCTGGCTGTGGGGAATGGCAAAGTATTAGAAGATGGTAAAAAAGTTCCCCTCGATATCAAAGTAGGGGATCGTATTTTGTTCTCCAAATATTCCGGCAACGAAATCAAGGTTGACGGTGAAGAATATCTTATCCTGCGTGAAGATGATGTGCAGGCAATTGTTGAATAA
- a CDS encoding methionine--tRNA ligase: protein MPQFFITTAIDYVNSIPHIGTAYEKIGADILARFHRMLGDEVYFQMGNDEHSVNVKKAAEAQGLAPKAYCDQMRPKFEDVWEKLGIYCDEFIQTSDPKHHQSVSKLFKTIYDNGFIYEGDYEGLYCESCEAFYTEKDLVDNVCPQHKTRPKFIREKNYFFKLSAFDKKLLEHIEKNPQFILPENRRNEIINVIKGGLKDVSVSRAGFDWGIPLPIKPNHVVYVWFDALINYITWIGFADDPQKFKKWWPATLHVIGKDITRFHCVIWPAMLMAANLSLPKTVFGHGFVYLKGEKMSKSLGNVVTPLDVAEKYGPDSLRYYLLRSTSFGDDGNFTWDDFILRYNSDLANGLGNLASRTAGMIARYFSGNMEQAKLAGEDLNLVNRYTQVLDQVKNNLDPWKSGDILFHRALEAIWAWVGEIDRYIDAEAPWTLAKQKNETRLREVLTTVTQCLYYFSCLLKPFIPQTAEKLRVMFGWNDIPFDQLNFESKLPADPIILPQERPSLFPRIEVPK from the coding sequence ATGCCCCAATTCTTCATCACAACAGCCATTGATTACGTCAATAGCATCCCCCATATTGGAACAGCCTACGAAAAAATAGGGGCTGATATTTTGGCGCGGTTTCACCGCATGCTGGGCGATGAGGTTTATTTTCAGATGGGGAATGATGAGCATTCAGTCAATGTAAAAAAAGCGGCGGAAGCCCAGGGGCTTGCCCCAAAGGCTTATTGTGACCAAATGCGTCCCAAGTTCGAGGATGTTTGGGAAAAGCTGGGTATTTATTGCGATGAGTTCATTCAGACCAGCGATCCAAAACACCACCAGTCCGTCTCCAAATTATTCAAAACAATTTATGACAATGGCTTTATTTATGAGGGGGACTACGAAGGGCTTTATTGCGAATCGTGCGAAGCTTTTTATACCGAAAAAGATTTGGTGGATAATGTGTGCCCCCAGCACAAAACCCGCCCAAAATTTATCAGGGAAAAAAATTATTTTTTCAAACTAAGTGCCTTTGACAAGAAACTTTTGGAGCACATTGAAAAAAATCCCCAGTTCATTTTGCCTGAAAACAGGCGCAATGAAATCATCAATGTAATCAAAGGGGGTTTAAAAGATGTCAGTGTCTCGCGTGCGGGCTTTGATTGGGGCATTCCCCTTCCTATCAAGCCCAATCACGTTGTTTACGTCTGGTTTGATGCACTCATCAATTACATCACCTGGATAGGGTTTGCTGATGATCCACAAAAATTCAAAAAATGGTGGCCGGCGACACTGCATGTCATTGGCAAAGACATCACACGTTTTCATTGTGTAATTTGGCCGGCCATGTTGATGGCGGCCAATTTATCCCTCCCTAAAACAGTTTTTGGGCATGGTTTTGTTTATCTTAAAGGCGAAAAAATGAGTAAATCCCTCGGAAACGTGGTGACGCCCCTTGATGTGGCTGAAAAATACGGCCCTGATAGTTTGCGTTATTATTTGCTGCGTTCCACCAGTTTTGGGGATGATGGCAATTTTACGTGGGATGATTTCATTTTGCGGTACAACAGTGACTTGGCCAATGGGCTCGGTAATCTGGCCAGCCGTACAGCCGGAATGATTGCCCGTTATTTTTCCGGGAACATGGAGCAGGCCAAACTTGCGGGAGAAGATTTGAATTTGGTGAACAGATACACACAGGTTTTAGATCAAGTAAAAAACAATCTTGATCCATGGAAATCGGGCGATATTTTGTTTCATCGTGCCTTGGAAGCGATTTGGGCTTGGGTGGGGGAAATTGATCGCTATATTGATGCCGAGGCACCTTGGACTTTAGCCAAACAAAAAAATGAAACTCGTTTGCGTGAAGTGTTGACCACGGTCACTCAGTGTCTTTATTATTTTTCGTGCCTCTTAAAGCCATTTATTCCTCAAACTGCTGAAAAATTAAGAGTCATGTTTGGGTGGAATGACATTCCTTTTGATCAGTTAAATTTTGAAAGTAAGCTTCCTGCAGATCCCATTATTCTTCCCCAAGAGAGACCCAGCCTTTTCCCCCGTATTGAAGTTCCCAAATAA
- a CDS encoding chaperonin GroL, with the protein MAKEIIFDEGARQKILRGVNILANAVKVTLGPKGRNVVLEKSFGSPTITKDGVSVAKEIELEDRFENMGAQMVKEVASKTSDAAGDGTTTATVLAQAIFREGAKLVSAGHNPMGIKRGVDKAVSIVVDELKKLSKPTKDRKEIAQVGTISANNDNAIGGIIADAMDKVGKEGVITVEEAKGMETTLEVVEGMQFDRGYLSPYFVTDPERMECVLEDPFILINEKKISSMKDLLPVLEQVAKMGRPLLIIAEEVEGEALATLVVNKLRGTLQVCAVKAPGFGDRRKAMLEDIAILTGGKLVAEELGIKLDSLDIKDLGRAKRVTIDKENSTIIDGAGKKSELEGRVTQIRKQIGETTSDYDREKLQERLAKLVGGVAVINVGAATETEMKEKKARVEDALHATRAAVEEGIVPGGGVAFIRCVTALEKIKVDAEEQSGVTIIKRALEEPLRQIAVNAGVEGAIVVEEVRKNNGAYGFNALTGVYEDLIKAGVIDPTKVARTALQNAASVASLMITTEAMIAEKPKEDKDLSGAGAHGGGMGGMGGMGGMGGMM; encoded by the coding sequence ATGGCAAAGGAAATTATTTTTGATGAAGGCGCCCGTCAGAAAATTCTCCGTGGGGTGAATATTCTGGCAAATGCCGTTAAGGTGACATTGGGCCCAAAAGGTCGCAACGTCGTTCTGGAAAAATCATTTGGTTCACCCACCATTACCAAAGACGGTGTGAGCGTGGCCAAGGAAATCGAACTTGAAGACAGGTTTGAAAACATGGGGGCCCAGATGGTGAAAGAAGTGGCTTCCAAGACAAGTGATGCAGCCGGTGATGGAACAACCACCGCCACGGTTTTGGCCCAGGCCATTTTTCGTGAAGGCGCCAAGCTTGTGAGTGCCGGACATAACCCCATGGGGATTAAGCGCGGTGTTGACAAGGCTGTCAGTATTGTTGTCGATGAGTTGAAGAAACTCTCCAAACCCACCAAAGACCGCAAAGAAATTGCCCAAGTGGGAACCATTTCAGCCAATAACGACAATGCCATTGGTGGCATTATTGCTGATGCCATGGACAAAGTGGGTAAAGAAGGCGTGATCACGGTAGAAGAAGCCAAGGGCATGGAGACCACCTTGGAAGTGGTGGAAGGAATGCAGTTTGATCGTGGTTATCTTTCTCCTTATTTTGTCACTGATCCTGAACGCATGGAATGCGTGTTGGAAGATCCTTTCATTCTCATTAATGAAAAGAAAATTTCCAGCATGAAAGATCTCCTTCCCGTTTTGGAACAAGTGGCCAAAATGGGACGACCTCTTTTGATTATTGCTGAAGAAGTTGAAGGCGAAGCTTTGGCAACCTTGGTTGTTAACAAGCTGCGTGGAACTCTTCAGGTTTGTGCCGTGAAGGCCCCCGGGTTTGGTGATCGTCGCAAAGCCATGCTGGAAGACATTGCCATTTTAACAGGTGGGAAGCTTGTGGCCGAAGAATTGGGCATCAAGCTGGATAGCCTGGATATCAAAGATTTGGGTCGTGCCAAACGCGTGACCATCGACAAAGAGAACAGCACCATTATTGATGGCGCCGGCAAAAAGAGCGAGCTTGAAGGCCGTGTGACGCAAATTCGCAAACAAATCGGGGAAACAACCTCCGATTATGATCGCGAAAAATTGCAGGAACGTCTGGCCAAGCTTGTGGGCGGTGTTGCTGTGATTAATGTCGGTGCTGCCACAGAAACCGAAATGAAAGAAAAGAAAGCCCGTGTGGAAGATGCCCTTCATGCAACCCGTGCGGCAGTTGAAGAAGGTATTGTCCCAGGGGGTGGAGTTGCTTTCATTCGTTGCGTGACGGCTTTGGAAAAAATAAAGGTGGATGCCGAAGAGCAATCAGGGGTGACCATTATTAAACGGGCCCTGGAAGAACCTCTTCGTCAAATTGCCGTGAATGCCGGTGTTGAAGGCGCCATTGTGGTCGAAGAAGTTCGCAAAAACAATGGGGCTTATGGTTTTAACGCCCTAACAGGTGTGTATGAAGACCTTATTAAAGCCGGTGTCATTGACCCAACCAAGGTGGCTCGTACAGCTCTCCAGAACGCTGCCTCGGTGGCTTCTCTTATGATTACCACCGAAGCCATGATTGCTGAAAAACCCAAGGAAGACAAAGATCTTTCTGGCGCTGGAGCTCATGGTGGTGGCATGGGTGGCATGGGCGGAATGGGTGGTATGGGCGGTATGATGTAG
- a CDS encoding 50S ribosomal protein L27, protein MAHKKAGGSSRNGRDSHGQRRGVKRYGGQAVKAGEIIVRQLGTKIHPGANVGMGSDYTIFSLVAGVVKFSRYGKQRTKVNVLPAA, encoded by the coding sequence ATGGCACACAAAAAAGCAGGGGGATCTTCCAGAAACGGCCGTGACTCTCACGGCCAACGCCGTGGCGTTAAACGCTATGGAGGGCAAGCTGTCAAAGCCGGTGAAATCATTGTACGCCAGCTTGGCACGAAAATTCATCCAGGCGCCAATGTGGGCATGGGAAGTGACTACACCATTTTTTCGCTGGTTGCCGGCGTCGTAAAATTTAGCCGTTATGGCAAACAAAGAACAAAGGTGAATGTTCTGCCTGCAGCCTAG